DNA from Arthrobacter sp. PvP023:
CCACCTGGTTGAAGCAGGACTGGCCGTCCTTGCTCAGGGAGAGGAACTTGTTGACCGTGTAGGTGGCGAATTCGGTCATGGTCCGTGACGGGTTGTTCTGGAACACCAGGCCCGGCGCGTGCGACGTGGAGCCGCCGGCAAGCTCCAGCGGGCCCTGTTCCACCACCGTGATGTTGGTCCAGCCCCGGGTGGCGAGTTCGTCGGCAAGGTTGGTTCCGACGATGCCGGCGCCGATAATGACAACGCGTGGTGATGCGCTCATGGGTTGTTTCTCCTGTTTTTGCGTAAGAGGCGTTGGCGTTAGCGGAAGACGACGGTGCGGGTGTTGTTGAGCAGGACCCGGTGCTGGCAGTGCCACTTAACTGCACGGGACAGTGCCTGGGATTCGGCGTCCCTGCCTACCGTGACCAGTGCGTTCGGGTCCAGGCTGTGGTCCACCCGGAACACTTCCTGCTCGATGATCGGGCCCTCGTCCAGGTCTGCGGTGACGTAGTGCGCGGTGGCTCCGATGAGCTTCACGCCGCGATCATAGGCCTGGTGGTAAGGCTTGGCACCCTTGAACCCGGGCAGGAAAGAATGGTGGATGTTGATGGCACGGCCGCGGAGGCTGGAGCACAGGTCGTTGGACAGGACCTGCATGTAGCGTGCAAGGACCACCAGGTCCGCGTTGTACTCGGCCACCAGCTCCAGCAGGCGCGCTTCAGCTTCGGGCTTGGTAGCGGCCGTTACCGGGACGTGGATGAACTGCAGGCCGGCGGCTTCCGCCATGGGGCGAAGGTCCTCGTGGTTGGACACCACGACGGCGATCTCCGCACCCAGGCTGCCGGCGCGCCAGCGGAAGATCAGGTCGTTGAGGCAGTGCCCGAACTTTGAAACCATCACCAGCAGGCGCTGGGGCCGGCCGTCGTGGATGGTGAAGTCCATGCCGAACTCATCGGCGATGGCGGCGAACTCCGCGCTGAGGCCTTCCGCGGAAACTTCCTTGTCTCCCGGAGTGAAGGCCGTGCGCAGGTAGAGCTTGCCGCTGATGTGGTCATCGAACTGCTGGTGTTCAACAATGTCGAAGCCGCGATCAGCGAGGAATGCTGTGATGGCCCGGACGATTCCGGGGCGCTCCGGGCACGCAAGGGTAAGGACATACTGTACGGTGTCGGTGCCGCGGACGCCGGCAACGTCGCCGGCCTCCACCGTCGCGTTACCGGTGGGGCGGCCTTCGAGGACTGTGGTCATGGTCTACTCCTAATTTTTTGCGGGGGCTTGGGTGTCAGCGGGGGAAGCCGCGCAGCGGCCGTCGTCCGGACAGCGCTGATCACATTGATGCTTGGTAACGAGATCGAACTGGACGCCGCCGTGCTGGTCCACGCCGCTGCGAATGGCGCGCTCCACTACGGAGTCCGCCAGTCGGCGCCGGAGGGACAGCGGATCCCGGCGCAGGTCCTTGACCAGGGCGAAGCACAGCAGCAGCATGACCAGCACAAACGGCAGGGCCGCCACGATGGTGATCCGCTGCAGGCCGGAGAGCGCCTCCGAGGGTTCATCACCGCCGGCCAGCATCATGACGGCGGCTACTGCGCCGGTGAGCAGGCCCCAGAAGATGACCAGGCCGCGCTTCGGGTCGGAGGACCCGTTGGAGCTCAGGGATGCCATGATGATCGATGCGGAATCGGCGCCGGTGATGAAGAAGATGGCCACCAGGACCATGGCGAGAACCACTACTGCTGCGGTGAGCCAGGCAGGCATGGACATGTTCCGGACGAGGTCGAACAGGGCGCCGTCAAAGTCGATGGACGGTGACCCGCTGGCCATGGACACGAGGCCGGCCGTGCCCGCCTTGTCCGCGTCCTCCTGGATCTTGAAGGCCGTTCCGCCGAAGATGCCAAACCAGATGACGCTGACGATGCTGGGGACCAGCAGGACGCCGGTGACGAACTGCCGGATGGTGCGGCCGCGGCTGATGCGGGCGATGAACATGCCCACAAACGGCGTCCAGGACACCCACCAGGCCCAGTAGAAGATAGTCCAGCCGGACATCCAGGTGCGCAGGGCCTCGTCACCGACGGCCTCGGTGCGGGAGGACATTTCGGCCAGGTCCCTGGCGTAGTCGCCCACCGCGGCCGGGATGAGGTTGAGGATGAACAGCGTTGGCCCCGCGATGAAGACGATGAGCGCCAGGACAACGGCCAGGACCATGTTGATATTGGACAGCCACTGGATGCCGCGGCTGATGCCGGACACCGCCGAGGCCACGAAACACGCAGTCAGGACGGCAACGATGGCCACCAGGACGGGGGTGCCGATCTCGCCGATCCAGCCGTTCGAGGTCAGGCCGCTGCCGATCTGGAGCGCGCCGAGGCCCAGGGAAGCGGCCGTGCCGAAGAGCGTGGCGAAGATCGCCAGGATGTTGATGAACTTGCCCACCGGCCCTTCTACCGTCCTGATGCCGAACAGCGACGTGAACGCTGCCGAGATCAGCTGGCGGCGGCCCAGGCGGTAGGTGCCGTAGGCCATGGCAATGCCGACGACGGCGTACATTGCCCAGGGGTGCAGGGTCCAGTGGAAGATGGAGGTTGCCATGGCCGTCTGGATGGCTGCCGGTGTCCGTCCGTCCACCGTTCCCGGCGGCGGAGAGATGTAGTGGTACAACGGCTCGGCCACACCGTAGAACATCAGGCCGATGCCCATGCCGGCCGCAAACATCATGGCAATCCATGACACGGTCCGGAACTCGGGCTTCTCGCCGTCCTTGCCGAGGGGAATGTTGCCCCACTTGCCCAGGGCCAGCCAGAGCACAAAAACAACGAACAGCGAGGCCAGGACCATAAAGAGCCAGCCGGTGTACTCCATTACCCAGTCGAGGGCGGCTGTTGACGTGGCTGCCAGGCTGTCCCGGCCCAGGAAGCCCCACGCCACGAAGGCCAGGGCCAGGACCCCGGTGATGCCGAAGGTGGCCTTGTCGAGGGTGAGTTTGCGGTTCCGCCGCTCTGCCACAGCCTGCTCGGCTTTGGTCTGGCGGAGTTCCTGCATGATCTGCTCGGTGTCCCCGGCATCGTGTGAATCGTGGGAGGAAGGAGAGTTCTCGGGTGCAGGAACGAGCTTGGGCTCCTCCAGCTCGAGGCGGGGTTGGGCATCCGTGCGGATGTCGCTGTTCAAAGCCATGTCAAGTCCTTTGGTTTGAATTCATGGGCTGAAGCTGTACTCCGGCGTCCCCAAACCGGGCGGAAGATCGGGGCCTTCCTGGCATTCATTGTTCAAGGTCAGCTTTGCTTCCATCGCGGCAGTTGTTCCGTAAGGATCAACACGTCTCGCCATAAGCAACAGAGTGACCCGTATCACAGTCGCGTGTCAAGGTTTTCTGAAGTCTTAAGCCCTATTTCAGGGAATCCGGCCGGGCCTTGACAGTGGAACGGGACAGGGGCTAGGCATCGATAACCAGGTCCGTCTGCGCCGTGGAGCAGCAGGGCAGGAACTTGCCCGCAGAGATTTCCCGCGCCCGGATCCCTCCCTGGTGGTTCATCTCGATCTCCCCTGAAAGCTTGACGACCTTGCAGGAGCCGCACATGCCTTCCTTGCAGTTCGCGCCAATCCTGACGCCCGCACGCTGGGCCACCTCGAGGATGCGCTCGGTGGGATCGATCCGGACATTGATGCCGGTCCGCATGAAGGACATGGTGAGGCTGCCTGTCCCCACCGTGCCGAAGCTCGAGGCGTCGGGGGAACCGGCTTCCGGCACCAGGCCCGGGCTGTCGACGGCGGGGTCGGAGCCGGGTGCCTCCGGGTCGCTGATTTCCAGCGGCAGCCCCGAGGCCTGCAGAGTCCCGTCGGCGTCGTAGCCAGGCTCATAGAGCCCGAACGCGGCGGGCTGGCTTTCAAAGTAGTCCTCGGCGGATTCGGCGATCTCCTCGGCGATCTCCTCCGCGACGTCGGCTGCAAGTGCCACTTCCGCCTGGTATTCAAGGAGCGTCTGGCGGTCTCCCGAGAAGAACTCCATGTATATGGAAGTGTCATCGACGCCGACCTTCTGGAGGAGCTCGGTGGCGGTGTTCAGGTAACCCTCGGGACCGCATGCGTACACCTGGCGGCCGTTGGCATCGGGGGCCACCTCCTCGAGCATGGCCGCCGTCAGCCTTCCGCTGAGCCCTTCCCACCCCTCCGGTACGCTGCGGTCGCCCAGGGAGTAGTGGACCTTGATGCGCGAGTCCACAGAAGCGATATAGGCCAGTTCCCGGTGGAAGGCAAAGCCTCCAGCATCCGAACCGTGGTAGAGCACCACAACATCGGCGTGTCCGGGCAGGGAGTGGATGGTCCGCACCATGGACATGATGGGAGTGATGCCTGCGCCGGCAGCAAGCAGGAGATACCGGGCCCGTCGGTCGGCATCGGGCAGGTGGAATGCTCCCACCGGTCCCAGCATCTCAAGAACGGTGCCGGGTTTGACGTTCTCGTGCACCCAGGGTGAGGCCAATCCCGTGGGGTCGCACTTGACGGTAATGCTGAAAGTCCACGGCTCGGTGGGCGAACTGGACAGCGAGTAGCTGCGGTCCACCGGTTCCTGGTCCTCGCCATTCACGGGAAATGCGACGTTCACGTACTGGCCGGCACGGAACGCCAGGGGGGCACCGTCGCATCGGCGGAACACGAAGGTCATCATGGCCCCGGCCTCGGGAACGGTCTCGACGCATTCGGCCTTGAACTCCTGCGGATGCCATGGGCCCAACGCCCGGGCTGCCCGTGCGGGTGTCTCGGGGCTTCCCATCACCCTGTTCCACGGCATCTCAAGACCGCGAATACGCTGTGGTTCCTGGATTGCCGTTTCAGTGAGGAGTTCAATCATGCCAAGTGCTCCTGCACGCGCTGCACGTACCAGTTGATGAATGCCTCGACCTGGTATTCGCTCTTCATGTACGGACCGGGCTCGTAGGCGGGACTGCCGGCACCCTGCTGGCACAGCTCCACGAACGCCTTGTCCTGCAGGTTTGTCTGCTTCCAGGTGTAGGTGAGCTTGTCCAGGTCGTAGTCGACGCCTTCCACGGCGTCGTCAGCCACAAGCCAAGTGGTGCGTACCAGGCTCTGGTGTTCGTTGATGGGGAAGACACCGAACGTGATGACATGGTCGCCGAGGAAATGGAACCAGCTGTTGGGCTGCAGGTGCATCGAGCAGCGGCCAAGGCGGAAGTCGCGCAAGTCACCGAGGAGCTTCTTTGAAAGCCTCCGACCGTCGGCAGAGAACGATTCACCCTCTCCATCGAGTGATTCCCGCGAGATACGGATTCCCGCGATACGCGTGTCAAGCTGCTCGACCACCTCGTAGGGAAGGCCGTAGCGGCGGCAACGCTCCTCGAGGGAGGACTGAGCCTCCTTGTTCCGGTTCCACACTTCCTCAAGATGGGGCGGGATCAGGCCCTCCGTCAGGCCCCAGGTGGGGAAGAGGGAGCAGGCGAGCTCAGGGTGGCCGTCGCAGTGGTAGCACTCACGGTTGTTCTCCATGACGAGCTTCCAGTTGCCCTCTTCGATGATGTTCTGCTGGTAGGCGATTTTTGTCTTCGAGAGATCGTGGGGCGCCAGGTAGGGCTCAAAGATCTTTGCGGTTTCGTCGAAGTCCGTCGGCGCATCATCGGCAATGCAGACGAAGATGAGTCCGGCGACTTCGCGGCCGTGGGCGCGCTTGAGGCCGAAGCAGCTCTTGTCGAACTTCGTTTCCCCCGGCGCGGAGGCATGGATCAAATTACCTTCCGGGGAGTAGGTCCAGGAGTGGTAGCCGCAGACCAGGTTTCCGGTTGACCCGGCAGCTTCGGTGAGAACGCGGGCGCCGCGGTGGCGGCATACGTTGTGCAGGACGTTCACGGCGCCGTCGTCGTTGCGCAGCACAATCAGGGAGTAGGGCCCGTAGTCGACGGTGACGTAGTCGCCCGGCTCCGGCAGTTCGGCGGTGCTCGCGGCAAAGATCCAGTGCTGGCCGAAAATGGCCTCCATGTCGATGTTGAAGATCGAGCGATCGGTGTAGAAGGGGGCATCGAGGGAGTAGCCGGTGCGCCGGAACTCAAACAACGCGGTAATTTCTGCCAGCTGCTCGGCCGGCAAGGATGCAGCGAGTTTTCCGCGTGAATTGAGGGGGACGTTCACTGAAGCAGTCATGGGTTTCCTCCCGGGAGGCATGGGTAGTGGGTGTTGCGGCGGCCATGCGTGGGCGGGTGCTAACGGCCGGTCGAAGTACTTGTAATGATGAGATTAGGGTCACGGGAGCTGCAACAAAAGCGCGTGATTTTGAAGATAACCATGCAGAATAGATGCATGATCGATCCACGGCTCATAACACTTCGGGTGTTTGCCCGGTGCGGCACTATTGGCGCAACCGCGGAGCTCACGGGTTATTCTCCCTCCGCTGTCTCCGCGCAATTGCGGGAGCTCCAGCGCGTGCTTGGAATGCAGCTGCTGACGAAGGACGGCCGGGGTGTGCGTCTTACCGCCACGGGACGCTTTCTGGTGGCGGGCTCGGATCCCCTCATTGCCCAATGGGAGAACCTGCGCGCCGCAGCCATGGAGGCTGGCGACCAGGTGCAGTCCCACTTTGGCCTCGGCGGATTCTCCTCAGCAGCCGCCCAGTTGCTGGCGCCGCTGGCCGCCACCCTGCGCTCAACACGCCCCCTGCTGGAGGTGCAGGTTCTTGAGGCTGAACCGGCACGCTGCTTCGACTTGTTGATTGCGGAACGAATCGACCTTGCAGTTATCGTCGCCATGCAGTCCGACAGTTATGGTGAGGACGATCCGCGCTTCGAGCAGAGAGTTCTGCTCGACGATCCACTGGACGTGATCATTCCCGGTGACCATCCGCTGGCATCACGCCAAACAGCGACGCTTGAAGAGCTGGCATCGGAACCCTGGATTACGGAGGCCGCCGGTTCCACGTACCATTCCCTCTTCACCGCGGCGTTCACGGCAGTCGGGGTGACGCCGCGGATTGCCCATGAAGCCGTTGAATGGGAAACCCACATCGCGTTCGTGGGAGCGGGGCTGGGCGTCGGCCTGCTGCCCCGGCTGGCGCCTTTGCATGGTGCCGAAAACGTGGTTCGGTTACGCATCACCGGTCAGACGAAACCCACGCGCCGCATCGTTGCAGCGGTGCGCAGGGGCAGCATCGCCTCACCCCTGATCCAGGAGTCGCTCGGCATCCTGCAGTTCAACGCCAACCGGATTCTCACCGACCGGCTCAACGAGGACCTCTGAACGCTGCCGGCGTGGGGCGTCCTGGACCTGATGCCTTAGCGGCGGGTGTAGCCCATCTTTGCGCTGATCTGCAGTCCCGCCTGTTTCAGCGCCTCGAGGAGGCCCGGCGCTTGTTCCGGGTCGAAACGGAAGGCCGGCCCGGAAATGCTGACCGCGCCGATCACCGCGCCCAGGTGGTTGTACACCGGCACGGACATTGAGTTGAGGCCGATTTCGAACTCTTCGCGGACCACGCCGTAGCCTTCGCGGGCTACGTCGATCAGCTGGTTCTCCAGCTTGGCCCGGTTGGTGATGGTCCGCGGCGTACGGGCCGGAAGCCCGGTGTCCTTCAGGATGCGGTCCCGGTCGTCCGCGGATAGCGCCGCCAGGAGGACTTTGCCGCTCGAGGTCGCATGGAGCGGTGTCAGGCTGCCCACCCAGTCATAGGTGGCCAGTGTGGACGGACCCATGGCCTGGTCCACGTTGACGGCGTAGTTGGAGCGCAGGACGGCCAGGTTCACCGTTTCCTTGAATTCCTCGGCCAGCCCTTCCAGCACAGGCCGGGCTTCACGGACCAGGCTGAGCCGTCCGGGGATGGAGCTCGCCAGCCTTAGGATGCCGAACCCCAGCTGGTACTTTCCGCGCTCGCTGTTCTGGTGGACCATTTCACGGCTCACCAGCGAGCCCAGCAGCCGGGAGACGGTGGACTTGTGGATGCCCATCTCTTCGGCGATTTCACTCACGCCCGCATGGCCGTCCCGCGCCAGGATCTCCAGGACTGCCATTGCCCGGTCCACTGACTGGACGCCGCCGTGCTGGCCCGATTCCGCGTCGACGTCGGATTCGGGGTCGTTCTTCGAAGCCATGATCCATACCCTCAAGTAGTTTCTGCGGCTCGCTTACCCGCCACAAGGCCGCTTAGAGCGACCTCTCGGTTAGTTCCACATTTTCGATCCTATGCCGAGACCGGCGCGTCAGGCGGCATTGCGTTAAGCGCGGGGACGTCACTGCAGGTCCAGGCGCATCAGCACCCGGGGAAAGCCGTTAAGCACGGAGTCAGTGGGGGCAGCCATGGTGAACCCGGCCTGCTCGAAGAGGCTCCGCGTGCCAACGTAGGCCATGGTGAGGTCCACGTGTCTGCCCTGGTTGTCCACCGGATAGCCCTCAATGGCAGGGGCCCCATGGCTGCGGGCGAATTCGACGGCGCCCTTGAGCAGATGGTGGGAGATCCCTTTGCCGCGGTGCCCGGGCCTCACCCGGATGCACCACACCGACCACACGTCGAGGTCGTCGAGGTGCGGGATCTTGCGGTTGCGGGCAAAGCTGGTGTCGGCGCGCGGATGGACGGCCGCCCAGCCCACCACTTCGTCGCCGTCGTACGCGAGAACCCCGGGCGGCGGGTCCTGCCGGAGCAACTCCTTGACGACTTCCCCGCGCTCCGGGCCATGCAGTGCAATGTTCTGTCTGGAGGGAATGCGGTAGCTCAGGCACCAGCACACGGTCGCATCGGGCCGTTTGGGGCCCACCATCGTTTTCATGTCCTCGAACAGGACTGCCGGACGGATTTCGATCGCCATGCCTACCGCACACCGTTGCTGTGGGCCATGGCGATCGCTTCGGTGCGGGAGGTGGCGCCCACTTTCCGGTAGATGTTGCGGAGATGGAACTTCACTGTGTTCTCGCTGATGTGCAGTTTCGCGGCGATGGCCCGGTTCCGCTGTCCGGCGGAGAGCAGTTGGAGCACCTCAAGTTCGCGGTCCCCGAGCTTCCCGTCGGAAACGTCGGCCAGCGGTCGGGCCGGCGGATCGAGGGGGAGCGAGATGGCGACGTCGGCACCCCAGCCGGGCATCACGTCCACGGACATGCTGCCGTCGAGGGCTTCCACGCGCTGGGCGAGGCGGGACATTGAGGGTGAGGCGCCGGAGCGCTCGCCGGGTCCGTCGTCGCGGACGTTGACCAGGAGGTTCTCGCCGTCGCAATCCCACTGCGTACGGATCCGCCGCACTCCCGCCTGGTCCACCATGGCAAGGACCAGCCCGCGGACGATCGCGCGGGCCGCGTGCGCCACTTCGCCGGGCAGGGCGCGGCCGTTGACGGGCGGCTCGATGAACTGGACGTCGATGCCGCTGAAGTTCATGAGCGGCTTCAGGTCCTCGCGCAGCCGCTGGAATGCGGTGGCGACGGGTTCCTCCACGAGGTCGGTGGTTCGGTCGCTGAGCGTGCGGAGTCCCACGAGCGCCTTGGCGGCGACGTCGGTGGCGGACCTTCGCGCGGCAGCGTCGCTCAGTGCGGGCGACCGCAGCGCGGCGAGCAGGGTTTCGAGGGTGGTGGAGTGGTGATCCACCAGTTCCGCCGTTACCCTCACCCGCTCGGCCGAGGCCGCGCGGGATTCGATGAGGTACGACGGCGGCGCGTCCGCCACCTTTTCCCTGATCCGCTCCGCTGCCAGCGTCCACAGGTAGCGGAGCATGCGGTCCGCTGCGTCGTGCCCGGCGGGGTCCGGAAGCGGCTGCGGATCGGTGAGGACCAGCAGGGCGTTGCTGGGTGAAGACAAAGCGAGGACCGGGCGCTCTTCCCCGCCGAGCACGGCGTCACCCTGCCACGTATCGCCTGTGCCTGACTCGCTTGCGCCGGAGAGCGACGCCCGGATGAGGTCCAGTTCGGCGATGGAGACCCGGCTGATGATCGACTCGTCCCCGGCCTTCTTCTGCGGCCGGCCCGTGCAGTCCTCGGTGAAGATGACCAGCGCGCTGCTTCCCAGATAGGGG
Protein-coding regions in this window:
- a CDS encoding IclR family transcriptional regulator — encoded protein: MASKNDPESDVDAESGQHGGVQSVDRAMAVLEILARDGHAGVSEIAEEMGIHKSTVSRLLGSLVSREMVHQNSERGKYQLGFGILRLASSIPGRLSLVREARPVLEGLAEEFKETVNLAVLRSNYAVNVDQAMGPSTLATYDWVGSLTPLHATSSGKVLLAALSADDRDRILKDTGLPARTPRTITNRAKLENQLIDVAREGYGVVREEFEIGLNSMSVPVYNHLGAVIGAVSISGPAFRFDPEQAPGLLEALKQAGLQISAKMGYTRR
- a CDS encoding BCCT family transporter, with translation MALNSDIRTDAQPRLELEEPKLVPAPENSPSSHDSHDAGDTEQIMQELRQTKAEQAVAERRNRKLTLDKATFGITGVLALAFVAWGFLGRDSLAATSTAALDWVMEYTGWLFMVLASLFVVFVLWLALGKWGNIPLGKDGEKPEFRTVSWIAMMFAAGMGIGLMFYGVAEPLYHYISPPPGTVDGRTPAAIQTAMATSIFHWTLHPWAMYAVVGIAMAYGTYRLGRRQLISAAFTSLFGIRTVEGPVGKFINILAIFATLFGTAASLGLGALQIGSGLTSNGWIGEIGTPVLVAIVAVLTACFVASAVSGISRGIQWLSNINMVLAVVLALIVFIAGPTLFILNLIPAAVGDYARDLAEMSSRTEAVGDEALRTWMSGWTIFYWAWWVSWTPFVGMFIARISRGRTIRQFVTGVLLVPSIVSVIWFGIFGGTAFKIQEDADKAGTAGLVSMASGSPSIDFDGALFDLVRNMSMPAWLTAAVVVLAMVLVAIFFITGADSASIIMASLSSNGSSDPKRGLVIFWGLLTGAVAAVMMLAGGDEPSEALSGLQRITIVAALPFVLVMLLLCFALVKDLRRDPLSLRRRLADSVVERAIRSGVDQHGGVQFDLVTKHQCDQRCPDDGRCAASPADTQAPAKN
- a CDS encoding LuxR C-terminal-related transcriptional regulator; amino-acid sequence: MEAPDTVLLEAVAALSTAPLATIAQRLREATRPYLGSSALVIFTEDCTGRPQKKAGDESIISRVSIAELDLIRASLSGASESGTGDTWQGDAVLGGEERPVLALSSPSNALLVLTDPQPLPDPAGHDAADRMLRYLWTLAAERIREKVADAPPSYLIESRAASAERVRVTAELVDHHSTTLETLLAALRSPALSDAAARRSATDVAAKALVGLRTLSDRTTDLVEEPVATAFQRLREDLKPLMNFSGIDVQFIEPPVNGRALPGEVAHAARAIVRGLVLAMVDQAGVRRIRTQWDCDGENLLVNVRDDGPGERSGASPSMSRLAQRVEALDGSMSVDVMPGWGADVAISLPLDPPARPLADVSDGKLGDRELEVLQLLSAGQRNRAIAAKLHISENTVKFHLRNIYRKVGATSRTEAIAMAHSNGVR
- a CDS encoding GNAT family N-acetyltransferase, whose product is MAIEIRPAVLFEDMKTMVGPKRPDATVCWCLSYRIPSRQNIALHGPERGEVVKELLRQDPPPGVLAYDGDEVVGWAAVHPRADTSFARNRKIPHLDDLDVWSVWCIRVRPGHRGKGISHHLLKGAVEFARSHGAPAIEGYPVDNQGRHVDLTMAYVGTRSLFEQAGFTMAAPTDSVLNGFPRVLMRLDLQ
- a CDS encoding SRPBCC family protein, yielding MTASVNVPLNSRGKLAASLPAEQLAEITALFEFRRTGYSLDAPFYTDRSIFNIDMEAIFGQHWIFAASTAELPEPGDYVTVDYGPYSLIVLRNDDGAVNVLHNVCRHRGARVLTEAAGSTGNLVCGYHSWTYSPEGNLIHASAPGETKFDKSCFGLKRAHGREVAGLIFVCIADDAPTDFDETAKIFEPYLAPHDLSKTKIAYQQNIIEEGNWKLVMENNRECYHCDGHPELACSLFPTWGLTEGLIPPHLEEVWNRNKEAQSSLEERCRRYGLPYEVVEQLDTRIAGIRISRESLDGEGESFSADGRRLSKKLLGDLRDFRLGRCSMHLQPNSWFHFLGDHVITFGVFPINEHQSLVRTTWLVADDAVEGVDYDLDKLTYTWKQTNLQDKAFVELCQQGAGSPAYEPGPYMKSEYQVEAFINWYVQRVQEHLA
- a CDS encoding LysR family transcriptional regulator codes for the protein MIDPRLITLRVFARCGTIGATAELTGYSPSAVSAQLRELQRVLGMQLLTKDGRGVRLTATGRFLVAGSDPLIAQWENLRAAAMEAGDQVQSHFGLGGFSSAAAQLLAPLAATLRSTRPLLEVQVLEAEPARCFDLLIAERIDLAVIVAMQSDSYGEDDPRFEQRVLLDDPLDVIIPGDHPLASRQTATLEELASEPWITEAAGSTYHSLFTAAFTAVGVTPRIAHEAVEWETHIAFVGAGLGVGLLPRLAPLHGAENVVRLRITGQTKPTRRIVAAVRRGSIASPLIQESLGILQFNANRILTDRLNEDL
- a CDS encoding ferredoxin reductase gives rise to the protein MIELLTETAIQEPQRIRGLEMPWNRVMGSPETPARAARALGPWHPQEFKAECVETVPEAGAMMTFVFRRCDGAPLAFRAGQYVNVAFPVNGEDQEPVDRSYSLSSSPTEPWTFSITVKCDPTGLASPWVHENVKPGTVLEMLGPVGAFHLPDADRRARYLLLAAGAGITPIMSMVRTIHSLPGHADVVVLYHGSDAGGFAFHRELAYIASVDSRIKVHYSLGDRSVPEGWEGLSGRLTAAMLEEVAPDANGRQVYACGPEGYLNTATELLQKVGVDDTSIYMEFFSGDRQTLLEYQAEVALAADVAEEIAEEIAESAEDYFESQPAAFGLYEPGYDADGTLQASGLPLEISDPEAPGSDPAVDSPGLVPEAGSPDASSFGTVGTGSLTMSFMRTGINVRIDPTERILEVAQRAGVRIGANCKEGMCGSCKVVKLSGEIEMNHQGGIRAREISAGKFLPCCSTAQTDLVIDA
- the purU gene encoding formyltetrahydrofolate deformylase; amino-acid sequence: MTTVLEGRPTGNATVEAGDVAGVRGTDTVQYVLTLACPERPGIVRAITAFLADRGFDIVEHQQFDDHISGKLYLRTAFTPGDKEVSAEGLSAEFAAIADEFGMDFTIHDGRPQRLLVMVSKFGHCLNDLIFRWRAGSLGAEIAVVVSNHEDLRPMAEAAGLQFIHVPVTAATKPEAEARLLELVAEYNADLVVLARYMQVLSNDLCSSLRGRAINIHHSFLPGFKGAKPYHQAYDRGVKLIGATAHYVTADLDEGPIIEQEVFRVDHSLDPNALVTVGRDAESQALSRAVKWHCQHRVLLNNTRTVVFR